A section of the Arcobacter roscoffensis genome encodes:
- a CDS encoding winged helix-turn-helix domain-containing protein: MNSIFINTTNSIKPKSVLIISNEENLISKIKEFEEDTLFKVSFFEMNKFNLIYDKLSLFDLVVFDNRINSNIKEFTDIFESNFSYKFNIPIILLENEANEDQIMYKNSNVYSVFFEPIKPLELVLNIKLFLNFQNQNKKIEFEKGYYFDVARDELFCDRRVIRLTRTEKNLVKLLIERKNQLVTYETIERIVWKNKNFSKYSLRNIIKHIREKTHNSLIKNSSNRGYVVNTL, translated from the coding sequence ATGAATAGTATATTTATAAACACCACTAATAGTATAAAACCTAAGTCGGTATTAATAATAAGTAATGAAGAAAACTTAATCTCAAAGATTAAAGAATTTGAAGAAGATACACTTTTTAAAGTTTCTTTTTTTGAAATGAATAAGTTCAATTTGATTTATGATAAATTGTCATTATTTGATTTAGTAGTATTTGACAACAGAATAAATAGTAATATTAAAGAGTTTACAGATATATTCGAAAGTAATTTTTCTTATAAATTTAATATACCTATTATACTGCTTGAAAATGAAGCAAATGAAGATCAAATTATGTATAAGAACTCAAATGTGTATTCAGTTTTCTTTGAACCAATTAAACCTTTAGAGCTTGTACTAAATATAAAACTATTTTTAAACTTCCAAAATCAAAATAAAAAAATTGAGTTTGAAAAAGGCTATTATTTTGATGTTGCAAGGGATGAACTGTTTTGTGATAGAAGAGTTATAAGACTTACAAGAACAGAAAAAAATTTAGTTAAACTTTTAATAGAAAGAAAAAATCAATTAGTTACATATGAGACAATTGAGAGAATAGTTTGGAAAAACAAGAACTTTTCTAAATACTCTTTAAGAAATATCATTAAACATATTAGAGAAAAAACACATAATTCTCTAATCAAGAACTCTTCAAATAGAGGTTATGTGGTAAATACTTTATAA
- a CDS encoding NAD(P)H-dependent oxidoreductase, with translation MKKEQFLEAMDFRHACKVFDETKKISDEDMNFILEVARKSPSSFGMEPWKFLVITNEELKAKIRPACWNQVQITSCSHLVVVLAAIEGVKPESGIPKRKFGRREMPQEKLDFYLNLYADHLKQTLATDENIYSWTARQTYIALGNIMTAAASIGIDSCPIEGFEKDKLDEILELDTTKYQTSMVLPFGYRINEQSTQQREKIEDIVEFID, from the coding sequence ATGAAAAAAGAACAGTTTTTAGAGGCAATGGATTTTAGACATGCGTGTAAAGTATTTGATGAGACAAAAAAGATTTCTGATGAAGATATGAATTTTATTTTAGAAGTAGCTAGAAAGTCTCCTTCTTCTTTTGGTATGGAACCATGGAAGTTTTTAGTTATTACAAATGAAGAGTTAAAAGCAAAAATCAGACCTGCTTGTTGGAATCAAGTACAAATCACATCTTGTTCACATTTAGTTGTTGTTTTGGCTGCAATTGAAGGTGTTAAACCAGAATCAGGAATTCCAAAAAGAAAATTTGGAAGAAGAGAGATGCCACAAGAAAAACTTGATTTTTATTTAAATCTATACGCAGATCATTTAAAACAGACATTAGCAACAGATGAAAATATCTATAGCTGGACAGCAAGACAAACATATATTGCTTTAGGTAATATTATGACAGCAGCTGCTAGCATAGGTATTGATTCTTGTCCAATTGAAGGATTTGAAAAAGATAAACTTGATGAAATTTTAGAATTAGATACTACAAAATATCAAACATCAATGGTTTTACCTTTCGGATATAGAATAAATGAGCAATCAACTCAACAAAGAGAAAAAATAGAAGATATAGTTGAATTTATAGATTAA